Proteins encoded within one genomic window of Prochlorococcus marinus str. MIT 9515:
- the kaiC gene encoding circadian clock protein KaiC, whose amino-acid sequence MKEKKINKSNKMQVQKLPTGIDGFDDVCRGGLPASRSTLVSGTSGTGKTVFSLQYLHHGICNFDEPGIFITFEESPLDIIRNAASFGWDLQKLIDQNKLFILDASPDPDGQDVAGNFDLSGLIERISYAIRKYKAKRVAIDSITAVFQQYDAIYVVRREIFRLIARLKEIGVTTVMTTERVDDYGPIARYGVEEFVSDNVVLLRNVLESEKRRRTLEVLKLRGTVHMKGEFPFTMGDDGISVFALGAMRLTQRSSNIRISSGVKDLDEMCGGGYFQDSIILATGATGTGKTMLVSKFIEDAYNNNERAILFAYEESRAQLNRNATSWGIDFEKMESDGLLKIICAYPESTGLEDHLQIIKTQINQFKPKRLAIDSLSALARGVSLNAFRQFVIGVTGYSKQEEIAGFFTNTAEEFMGSHSITDSHISTITDTILLLQYVEIKGEMARAINVFKMRGSWHDKRIREYIITSRGPEIKDSFSNFEQIFSGAPHRVISDQNIQNVFKGIDKI is encoded by the coding sequence CTTTGATGATGTTTGTAGGGGAGGCTTGCCGGCTTCGAGAAGTACTCTTGTTAGTGGCACCTCTGGCACTGGTAAAACTGTTTTTTCTTTACAATATTTACATCATGGGATTTGTAATTTCGATGAACCAGGGATTTTTATTACCTTTGAAGAATCACCTTTAGACATAATCAGAAATGCCGCTAGCTTCGGATGGGATTTACAAAAATTAATTGATCAAAATAAACTTTTTATTTTGGACGCATCACCTGATCCTGATGGACAAGATGTTGCGGGCAATTTCGATCTTTCTGGTTTGATTGAAAGGATTAGTTACGCGATAAGAAAATATAAAGCAAAGAGAGTGGCCATAGACTCAATAACGGCGGTTTTTCAGCAATATGATGCTATTTATGTTGTAAGAAGAGAGATTTTCAGACTTATTGCAAGATTAAAAGAAATTGGTGTTACTACTGTAATGACAACAGAAAGAGTGGATGATTATGGTCCAATAGCTCGTTATGGAGTTGAGGAATTTGTATCTGATAATGTAGTACTGCTTAGAAATGTACTCGAGTCAGAAAAGAGAAGAAGAACACTAGAAGTCTTGAAATTAAGAGGTACAGTTCATATGAAGGGAGAATTCCCGTTTACGATGGGAGATGATGGTATAAGTGTTTTTGCCTTAGGAGCGATGAGATTAACTCAAAGATCCTCAAATATCAGAATAAGTTCAGGAGTTAAAGATCTAGATGAAATGTGTGGAGGTGGTTATTTCCAAGATTCAATAATTCTGGCTACTGGTGCCACTGGCACAGGTAAAACTATGCTGGTATCAAAGTTTATTGAGGATGCTTATAACAATAATGAAAGAGCAATACTCTTTGCCTATGAAGAATCTAGAGCTCAACTAAATAGAAATGCTACTAGTTGGGGAATTGATTTTGAAAAAATGGAAAGTGATGGGTTATTAAAAATTATTTGTGCATATCCTGAATCAACGGGTTTAGAAGATCACTTACAGATTATAAAAACGCAAATAAATCAATTCAAACCTAAGAGATTGGCAATCGACTCCCTCTCAGCATTAGCTAGAGGTGTAAGTTTGAATGCTTTTAGACAGTTTGTGATTGGAGTTACGGGGTATTCAAAGCAAGAGGAGATAGCAGGTTTCTTCACAAATACTGCTGAGGAATTTATGGGAAGTCATTCCATTACAGACTCTCACATATCAACTATTACAGACACTATATTATTACTGCAGTATGTAGAGATTAAAGGAGAAATGGCAAGAGCAATAAATGTATTTAAAATGAGAGGCTCATGGCATGATAAAAGGATTAGAGAATATATAATTACAAGTAGAGGTCCTGAAATAAAAGATTCATTTTCAAATTTTGAACAAATATTTAGCGGTGCCCCTCATAGAGTTATTTCTGATCAAAATATACAGAACGTATTTAAAGGAATTGATAAAATTTAG